One region of Streptomyces sp. NBC_00442 genomic DNA includes:
- a CDS encoding ABC transporter ATP-binding protein yields MSLLEIKDLHVTYGTGAAAVRGVDLRIEPGRALGIAGESGCGKSTLAMALLRLLPASARTTGQVLLDGEDVLTMRWGRLRAVRWAGASIVFQGAMHSLNAVHRVGDQIAEPIVLHGLASPAGARERVARLLEQVGLPAARADAHPHELSGGQRQRVMIAMALACAPDLIVADEPTTALDVMIQAQILRLIERLVADRGISLLMISHDLAVLADTCDRLAVMYAGRVVEEGPARAVYAAAHHPYGRALSAAFPRIGDPASRRAPRGLPGDPPDPSALPPGCAFHPRCPVSTGVCAVDDPSLRAAGPDHRAACVHAGSLPRSTA; encoded by the coding sequence GTGAGCCTGTTGGAGATCAAGGACCTGCACGTCACGTACGGGACCGGCGCGGCGGCCGTGCGGGGGGTCGACCTGCGGATCGAGCCGGGCCGGGCGCTCGGCATCGCGGGCGAGTCGGGCTGCGGGAAGTCGACCCTGGCGATGGCGCTGCTGCGGCTGCTGCCCGCGTCGGCGAGGACGACCGGGCAGGTGCTGCTCGACGGCGAGGACGTCCTGACCATGCGGTGGGGGCGGCTGCGGGCGGTCCGCTGGGCGGGCGCGTCCATCGTGTTCCAGGGCGCGATGCACTCGCTCAACGCGGTGCACCGGGTCGGCGACCAGATCGCCGAGCCGATCGTGCTGCACGGCCTCGCGTCACCGGCCGGGGCCCGCGAGCGCGTCGCCCGGCTGCTCGAACAGGTGGGCCTGCCGGCCGCGCGCGCCGACGCCCACCCGCACGAACTGTCCGGCGGCCAGCGCCAGCGCGTGATGATCGCGATGGCGCTGGCGTGCGCCCCGGACCTGATCGTCGCGGACGAGCCGACGACGGCACTCGACGTGATGATCCAGGCCCAGATCCTGCGGCTGATCGAGCGGCTCGTGGCCGACCGGGGCATCAGCCTGCTGATGATCAGCCACGATCTGGCGGTGCTCGCCGACACCTGCGACCGGCTCGCGGTGATGTACGCGGGCCGCGTCGTCGAGGAGGGCCCGGCGCGCGCGGTCTACGCGGCGGCCCATCACCCCTACGGCCGGGCCCTGTCGGCGGCGTTCCCCCGCATCGGCGATCCGGCGTCGCGCCGTGCGCCCCGCGGACTGCCGGGCGATCCGCCCGACCCGTCCGCGCTGCCGCCGGGCTGCGCCTTCCATCCGCGCTGCCCGGTCTCGACCGGCGTCTGTGCCGTCGACGACCCGTCGCTGCGCGCCGCGGGACCCGACCACCGGGCGGCCTGCGTCCACGCCGGTTCCCTTCCGAGGAGCACCGCATGA
- a CDS encoding ABC transporter ATP-binding protein, whose protein sequence is MTTTPGPLLSAAGLHVTFPGRRGAAPARAVDGVELTVGAGEIVALVGESGCGKTTLARALLGLVVPTAGCVSFAGRPLDHRPRALKAYRRRVQLVLQDPSGSLNPRHTVYDAVAEGLRIHGSPCDERELVADALSRAGLRPPERFFLRYPHELSGGQRQRVVIAGALVLSPELIVADEPVASLDASVRGEILALLLRLRDELGLSALVVTHDLGLAWNIADRVAVMYLGRIVETGPVEDVLIRPQHPYTQALLSVLPESPGDPVVLTGEPPDPARIPGGCRFHARCHILASGEADRAGVAERCRTDDPPVLAGGPAARVACHWATAVRAG, encoded by the coding sequence ATGACCACCACGCCGGGCCCGCTGCTCAGCGCCGCCGGCCTGCACGTCACCTTCCCCGGGCGGCGCGGCGCCGCGCCGGCCCGAGCGGTCGACGGCGTCGAACTCACCGTCGGCGCGGGCGAGATCGTCGCCCTGGTCGGCGAGTCGGGGTGCGGCAAGACGACCCTGGCGCGCGCCCTGCTCGGCCTGGTCGTCCCCACCGCGGGCTGCGTGAGCTTCGCCGGCCGCCCGCTCGACCACCGTCCGCGCGCGCTCAAGGCGTACCGCAGACGGGTCCAGCTGGTCCTCCAGGACCCGAGCGGCTCCCTCAACCCCCGGCACACGGTGTACGACGCGGTCGCCGAGGGCCTGCGCATCCACGGATCGCCGTGCGACGAGCGGGAGTTGGTGGCCGACGCGCTGTCCCGGGCGGGCCTGCGCCCTCCCGAGCGGTTCTTCCTGCGCTACCCGCACGAGTTGTCGGGCGGCCAGCGCCAGCGCGTGGTGATCGCGGGCGCCCTCGTCCTGTCCCCCGAACTGATCGTCGCGGACGAGCCGGTGGCCTCGCTCGACGCGTCGGTACGCGGCGAGATCCTGGCCCTGTTGCTGCGCCTGCGGGACGAACTCGGCCTGTCCGCCCTCGTCGTCACCCACGACCTGGGCCTCGCGTGGAACATCGCGGACCGGGTGGCGGTGATGTACCTGGGCCGTATCGTGGAGACGGGCCCGGTCGAGGACGTCCTGATCCGCCCCCAACACCCGTACACGCAGGCCCTGTTGTCGGTCCTTCCGGAGTCCCCGGGCGACCCGGTGGTCCTGACGGGCGAGCCACCGGACCCCGCCCGCATCCCCGGCGGCTGCCGCTTCCACGCCCGCTGCCACATCCTGGCCTCGGGCGAGGCCGACCGGGCGGGCGTCGCGGAACGCTGCCGCACGGACGACCCGCCGGTCCTCGCGGGCGGCCCGGCGGCGCGGGTGGCGTGCCACTGGGCGACGGCGGTCAGGGCCGGGTGA